From Blattabacterium cuenoti, a single genomic window includes:
- the trmD gene encoding tRNA (guanosine(37)-N1)-methyltransferase TrmD → MRIDIVSIVPEILHSPFSNSIIKRAMNQGLIDIHVHDLRKYGLGKRKNVDDYPYGGGSGMVIRIEPVYRCFSKLISERNYDEKIFMTPDGKLFSQKYAKDLINKKNIIILCGRYKGIDQRIRDHLISKEISIGNYILSGGELAAAVVVESIVRLLPGVIKNQDSIMTDSFQIESVIAPPIYTRPLIYKGWSVPKILLSGHHQKIQNWLEKKSKEFQQKSDD, encoded by the coding sequence TTGCGTATAGATATTGTTAGCATAGTCCCTGAAATTCTTCATAGTCCTTTTTCCAATTCGATTATTAAAAGGGCAATGAATCAAGGTTTAATTGATATTCATGTTCATGATTTACGTAAATATGGATTAGGAAAACGAAAAAATGTAGATGATTATCCTTATGGGGGTGGATCAGGAATGGTAATTAGAATAGAACCTGTATATCGATGTTTTTCTAAACTTATATCAGAAAGAAATTATGATGAAAAAATTTTTATGACTCCTGATGGAAAATTGTTTTCACAAAAATATGCTAAAGATTTAATTAATAAGAAAAACATTATTATTCTTTGTGGGCGTTATAAAGGAATTGATCAAAGAATTAGAGATCATTTAATTTCCAAAGAAATATCTATTGGAAATTATATTTTATCTGGAGGAGAACTAGCTGCTGCTGTTGTTGTAGAATCTATAGTTAGATTGTTACCTGGAGTCATAAAAAATCAAGATTCTATTATGACCGATTCTTTTCAAATAGAATCGGTCATAGCTCCTCCTATTTATACTCGTCCCCTCATTTATAAAGGTTGGTCTGTTCCAAAAATACTTCTGTCAGGACATCATCAAAAAATACAAAATTGGTTAGAAAAAAAATCAAAAGAATTCCAACAAAAATCGGATGATTAG
- the argH gene encoding argininosuccinate lyase, with translation MKIWEKKTNFNFNKEIENFTSSKDSKIDLLLAPHDVIGTIAHVIMLKSIKLLNKKDLEILIQELRNIYIHEILKNNFKIDKGIEDIHSQIEFLLTNRLGEVGKKIHSGRSRNDQILLDLKLFIRTEIKEIVYMTYSFFDLLLKLSEQHKNILMPGYTHYQIAMPSSFGLWFAAYAESLIDDLLLIRTAYRIVNKNPLGSAAGYGSSLPLNRKMTTDLLGFENLNYNVVYAQMGRGKMERIVSESISSLARTLSKMAQDICLYLSQNFNFINFPDDLTTGSSIMPHKKNPDVFEMIRAKCNRITSLPHEISLISSNLCSGYHRDFQIIKERFIPIFEEIKKCFFMFKYMLNHIMIKKDILQDDKYKYLFSVEVVNSLVVEKGYSFREAYRKVGSDIQNGCFKPFTNTKVCYSHEGSIGNLCNTQIKNLMQDVIKEFDFDKVDKIIKRLIYSKIYFDRSSNHPIFVGILLIFFLTNFVFFDDVLTEVFLEQTNLYK, from the coding sequence GTGAAAATTTGGGAGAAAAAAACGAATTTTAATTTCAATAAAGAAATAGAAAATTTTACTTCAAGTAAGGATTCAAAAATCGATTTACTTTTAGCACCACATGACGTTATCGGAACTATAGCTCACGTTATTATGTTGAAAAGTATCAAATTATTGAATAAAAAAGATTTAGAAATTTTAATTCAGGAACTACGTAACATTTATATTCATGAGATTTTAAAAAATAATTTTAAGATTGACAAGGGAATAGAAGACATTCATTCTCAGATAGAATTTTTGTTAACCAATCGTTTAGGAGAAGTTGGTAAAAAAATTCATAGTGGTCGATCTAGAAATGATCAAATTTTATTGGATTTAAAACTTTTTATTCGTACAGAAATCAAAGAAATCGTATACATGACTTATTCTTTTTTTGATTTATTATTAAAATTAAGTGAACAACATAAAAACATATTAATGCCTGGTTATACTCATTATCAAATAGCCATGCCTTCTTCTTTTGGTCTTTGGTTTGCCGCATATGCAGAAAGTTTAATAGATGATTTACTATTAATAAGGACAGCATATCGTATTGTAAACAAAAATCCTTTAGGGTCCGCGGCAGGTTATGGTTCTTCTTTACCTTTAAATCGAAAAATGACAACTGATTTATTGGGTTTCGAAAATTTAAATTATAATGTAGTATATGCTCAAATGGGACGTGGAAAAATGGAAAGAATTGTTTCAGAATCTATTTCATCTTTAGCAAGAACTTTAAGCAAAATGGCACAAGATATTTGTTTGTATTTAAGTCAAAATTTTAATTTTATTAATTTTCCTGATGATTTAACTACCGGATCTAGTATTATGCCTCATAAAAAAAATCCAGATGTTTTTGAGATGATACGAGCTAAATGTAACAGGATAACATCATTACCTCATGAAATTTCTTTGATTTCTTCTAATTTATGTTCCGGATATCATAGAGATTTTCAAATTATTAAAGAAAGATTTATTCCGATTTTTGAAGAAATTAAAAAATGTTTCTTTATGTTTAAATATATGTTAAATCATATCATGATCAAAAAAGATATCCTTCAGGATGATAAATATAAATATTTATTTAGTGTTGAAGTTGTTAACAGTTTGGTTGTTGAAAAAGGATATTCTTTTAGAGAAGCTTATCGAAAAGTAGGTTCTGATATCCAAAATGGATGTTTTAAACCCTTTACTAATACTAAGGTTTGTTATTCTCATGAAGGGAGTATAGGAAATTTGTGTAACACACAAATTAAAAATTTGATGCAAGATGTTATCAAAGAATTTGATTTCGATAAAGTAGATAAAATTATAAAACGATTAATTTATAGTAAAATTTATTTTGATAGATCCTCTAATCATCCGATTTTTGTTGGAATTCTTTTGATTTTTTTTCTAACCAATTTTGTATTTTTTGATGATGTCCTGACAGAAGTATTTTTGGAACAGACCAACCTTTATAAATGA
- the gyrB gene encoding DNA topoisomerase (ATP-hydrolyzing) subunit B — protein sequence MNKKHNTIKDYTADSIQSLEGIEHIRLRPSMYIGDIGTRGLHHLVYEVIDNSVDEALAGFCNKISVTIHKNGFITILDNGRGIPIDIHKKEGKSALEVVMTQIGAGGKFDKNSYKVSGGLHGVGISCVNALSNKLIVTIYRNRKIYQQEYCKGKPLYSVKYLGETNMQGTKITYIADHYIFNSITYNYEILANRLKELSFLNKGLRLFLKDERVNIKEHFFSKNGLKEYLPILDKNKESLTKNIICIEEEKDNTLVEIAMQYNTSFKEKIYSYVNNINTYEGGTHISGFRRALTRTFKKYIDVYGFISNKIELTGDDFREGITAIISVRVMDPQFEGQTKTKLSNHEVGGIVDKIVGETLYNYLEEHPSDRKKIIDKIILSAKARQAAKKARELIQKKTPISSILPGKLADCSFNNPENCEIYLVEGDSAGGTAKQGRDRNFQAILPLRGKILNVEKAVQYKIFENEEIKNIFSSLGVSIGTEEDQKILNIKKLRYNKIIIMTDADIDGSHISTLILTLFFRYMKPLIEKGHIYIATPPLYLIRKGNHYQYAWNDQERENIIHQLGGRKYVYIQRYKGLGEMNAEQLWETTMNPKKRTLRKVNISDYSEADNIFSILMGDEVPPRRNFIEKNAIHAKIDV from the coding sequence ATGAATAAAAAACATAATACAATCAAAGATTATACAGCAGATAGTATTCAATCTCTTGAAGGAATCGAACATATTCGACTTAGACCTTCTATGTATATTGGAGATATAGGAACTAGAGGATTACATCATTTGGTTTACGAAGTCATAGATAATTCTGTGGATGAAGCTTTAGCAGGTTTTTGCAATAAAATATCGGTAACAATTCATAAAAATGGATTTATTACTATTCTTGATAATGGTCGTGGGATTCCAATAGATATTCATAAAAAAGAAGGAAAATCGGCTCTAGAAGTTGTCATGACTCAAATTGGGGCAGGTGGAAAATTTGACAAAAATTCTTATAAAGTTTCTGGAGGATTGCACGGTGTAGGAATTTCTTGTGTTAATGCTTTGTCTAATAAACTTATAGTCACAATTTATCGTAACAGAAAAATTTATCAACAAGAATATTGTAAAGGAAAACCGCTTTATTCTGTAAAATATTTAGGTGAAACTAATATGCAAGGAACAAAAATTACCTATATTGCTGATCATTATATTTTTAATTCCATTACATATAATTATGAAATTTTAGCTAATCGATTAAAAGAGTTATCTTTTTTAAATAAAGGTCTACGTTTATTTTTGAAAGATGAAAGAGTGAATATAAAAGAACATTTTTTTTCTAAAAATGGATTAAAAGAATATTTACCGATTTTAGATAAAAATAAAGAATCTTTAACCAAAAATATTATTTGTATTGAAGAAGAAAAAGATAATACTCTTGTCGAAATTGCCATGCAATACAATACTTCTTTTAAAGAAAAAATTTACTCTTATGTTAATAACATCAATACTTATGAAGGAGGAACTCATATTTCTGGTTTTAGAAGAGCTTTAACAAGAACGTTTAAAAAATATATAGATGTATATGGATTTATATCGAATAAAATCGAATTGACTGGAGATGATTTTAGAGAAGGAATTACGGCAATTATATCTGTTAGAGTAATGGACCCTCAATTTGAAGGACAAACTAAAACAAAATTAAGCAATCACGAAGTAGGAGGTATTGTAGACAAAATTGTGGGAGAGACATTGTATAATTATTTAGAAGAACATCCTAGTGATAGAAAAAAAATTATTGATAAAATAATATTATCAGCTAAAGCACGTCAAGCTGCTAAAAAAGCTCGTGAATTGATACAGAAAAAAACTCCTATCAGTAGTATTTTGCCTGGTAAACTAGCAGATTGTTCTTTCAATAATCCCGAAAACTGTGAAATTTATTTAGTAGAAGGAGATTCTGCAGGAGGAACGGCTAAACAAGGAAGAGATAGAAATTTTCAAGCGATTTTACCTTTAAGAGGTAAAATATTAAATGTAGAAAAAGCTGTACAGTATAAAATATTTGAAAATGAAGAAATTAAAAATATATTTTCTTCTTTAGGAGTTTCGATTGGGACAGAAGAAGATCAAAAAATTTTAAATATAAAAAAACTTAGATATAATAAAATTATTATTATGACAGATGCTGATATAGATGGAAGTCATATTTCCACTTTAATTTTAACATTATTTTTTCGTTATATGAAACCTTTAATAGAAAAGGGTCACATTTATATTGCTACGCCTCCACTTTATTTAATTAGAAAAGGAAATCATTATCAATATGCTTGGAATGATCAAGAAAGAGAAAACATTATCCATCAATTGGGAGGAAGAAAATATGTCTATATACAACGATACAAAGGATTAGGAGAAATGAATGCAGAACAACTTTGGGAAACAACTATGAATCCTAAAAAAAGAACTTTACGTAAAGTGAATATATCTGATTATTCAGAAGCCGATAATATATTCTCAATTCTTATGGGAGACGAAGTTCCTCCAAGAAGAAATTTTATAGAAAAAAATGCGATACATGCAAAAATTGATGTTTAA
- a CDS encoding undecaprenyl-diphosphate phosphatase codes for MNYIQSILLGIIEGITEFFPISSTGHMIFAASIMGIIKNKITNLFIVSVQFGTILSVIFLYRKKFFFQKWDFYIKIFLATFPVGILGFFFNRITNFFLDKPLIIALSLLIGGLLILKVEVFYEKNFFHKKNGITYFTAFIIGLFQCMALIPGVSRSATTIVAGMLQNVNKIKTIEFSLFLSVPVIGIATCKKLFDYYFQLSSFTFKDIELLLLGNIVSFITGMITIKCFIKYLKNFKLFGYYRIILGTFFIIVHYLIKPIEKF; via the coding sequence ATGAATTATATTCAATCGATCCTATTAGGGATTATTGAAGGAATTACAGAATTTTTTCCTATTTCTTCTACAGGACACATGATTTTTGCAGCATCCATAATGGGAATTATTAAAAATAAAATAACAAATTTATTTATTGTTTCTGTTCAGTTTGGAACTATTTTATCTGTAATTTTTTTGTATAGAAAAAAGTTTTTTTTTCAAAAATGGGATTTTTATATAAAAATTTTTTTAGCGACTTTTCCTGTAGGTATTTTGGGTTTTTTTTTCAACAGGATAACCAATTTTTTTTTAGATAAACCACTCATCATCGCTTTATCTCTATTGATAGGAGGATTATTGATTTTGAAAGTAGAAGTTTTTTATGAAAAAAATTTTTTTCATAAAAAAAATGGGATTACTTATTTTACCGCTTTTATTATTGGATTATTTCAATGTATGGCTTTAATTCCAGGTGTATCTAGAAGTGCAACGACTATTGTTGCTGGTATGCTTCAAAACGTAAATAAGATAAAAACCATTGAATTTTCTTTATTTTTATCTGTACCGGTTATTGGAATTGCTACATGTAAAAAGTTATTTGACTATTATTTTCAATTAAGTTCTTTTACATTTAAAGATATAGAATTACTGTTATTAGGAAATATAGTATCTTTTATAACCGGAATGATAACTATAAAATGTTTCATAAAATATTTAAAAAATTTTAAATTATTTGGATACTATAGAATTATTTTAGGAACTTTTTTTATCATTGTCCATTATTTAATAAAACCGATTGAAAAATTTTGA
- the truB gene encoding tRNA pseudouridine(55) synthase TruB, translating into MIQSLSEFKNGKILLVDKPWGWTSFDIVKKIKSHILSEKENLKIGHTGTLDPFATGLLIILTGKYTKKVNEIQNYKKVYTGIMKLGCETLSFDSETEENNYSSISHITPTLIKKISQKFLGEIDQYPPSFSALKIKGKRFYEYARKGIKIGLKSRRVKIYKFHILKIAIPYIKFFIECGKGTYIRSIAQDFGKALNSGAYILSLRREKIGNFSMNSSSIKLNVSKKFPCYLL; encoded by the coding sequence TTGATTCAAAGTTTATCAGAATTTAAAAATGGAAAAATATTATTGGTCGATAAACCATGGGGATGGACTTCTTTTGACATTGTCAAAAAAATAAAAAGTCATATTCTATCCGAAAAAGAAAATTTAAAAATAGGACATACAGGAACTTTAGATCCTTTTGCTACAGGTTTATTAATAATATTAACAGGAAAATATACTAAAAAAGTAAATGAAATTCAAAATTATAAAAAAGTTTATACCGGAATTATGAAATTAGGTTGTGAAACCTTGTCTTTTGATTCAGAAACAGAAGAGAATAATTATTCTTCCATTTCCCATATTACTCCTACATTGATTAAAAAAATATCTCAAAAATTTTTGGGAGAAATCGATCAATATCCCCCATCTTTTTCTGCTTTGAAAATAAAAGGAAAAAGATTCTATGAATATGCTAGAAAAGGAATCAAAATAGGACTTAAATCTAGACGTGTAAAAATTTATAAATTTCATATCCTAAAAATAGCAATTCCCTACATAAAATTTTTTATAGAATGTGGAAAAGGAACTTATATTAGATCTATCGCCCAAGATTTTGGTAAAGCACTTAATAGCGGTGCTTATATCCTTTCTTTAAGAAGAGAAAAAATCGGAAATTTTTCTATGAATTCTTCTTCCATCAAATTAAATGTTTCAAAAAAATTTCCGTGTTATTTACTATAA
- the rpsP gene encoding 30S ribosomal protein S16 translates to MSVKIRLKRIGKKHKPIYHIVVADSRSPRDGKFIEKLGTYNPHTDPPSTVLKMKNAVSWLIKGAQPTHTVKSIFSKNGVLFKKHLLEGVKKGALTHEEIQKKFNIWYKKYKI, encoded by the coding sequence ATGTCTGTAAAAATTCGTTTAAAAAGAATTGGAAAAAAGCATAAACCTATTTATCATATAGTTGTAGCTGACTCTCGTTCTCCTAGAGATGGAAAATTTATTGAAAAACTAGGAACATACAATCCTCATACAGATCCTCCTTCTACTGTATTAAAAATGAAAAATGCTGTATCATGGTTGATCAAAGGAGCACAACCAACTCATACGGTAAAATCCATTTTTTCTAAAAACGGTGTTTTATTCAAAAAACATTTATTAGAAGGAGTCAAAAAAGGGGCATTAACTCATGAAGAAATCCAAAAAAAGTTTAATATATGGTACAAAAAATACAAAATTTAA
- a CDS encoding dicarboxylate/amino acid:cation symporter, whose translation MSIGMKIKKEKVLLIAFLSVLAYIFIHLSKSLLGLDKFSLCILRCFVISIFTLYSFMKKDLTTWILLSIIIGIEMGLDMPKIAVELRFLSQIFLRLIKTIISPILFSTLVVGIASHSNIKQLGSMGWKSLLYFEVVTTLALFIGLIAINVSQAGVGIVMPSGMMQQQLPKVESRTWQDTILHVFPENFIKSIYHGDVLPIVIFSVIFGVSMVFLEDKKRSPILLFAESLSEIMFKFTKIIMYFAPIGVGSAIAYTVGHMGLDILYNLFQLLLTLYIALLIFLIVVLFPILLWIKVPLKGFIKALTEPVSLAFATTSSESALPLLMENLEKLGVPRKIIAFVIPTGYSFNLDGTTLYLSLATVFVAQASGIPLSFSQQIFIGLTLILTSKGVAGVPRASLVILLATVASFGLPTWPILAIIGIDELMDMARTTVNVIGNGLASCVIARSEGELDEKKMLDYIQGENGRK comes from the coding sequence ATGAGTATTGGAATGAAAATCAAAAAAGAAAAAGTTTTATTAATAGCTTTTTTAAGTGTTTTAGCATATATATTTATTCATTTATCAAAATCCTTATTAGGATTGGATAAATTTTCTCTTTGCATATTAAGATGTTTCGTTATATCAATTTTCACATTGTATTCTTTTATGAAAAAAGATTTAACGACTTGGATCTTATTATCTATTATCATAGGAATAGAAATGGGATTAGATATGCCAAAAATTGCTGTGGAACTCAGATTTTTATCTCAAATATTTTTGAGATTGATAAAAACTATTATTTCTCCAATATTATTTTCAACTTTGGTAGTTGGAATAGCAAGTCATTCTAATATTAAACAATTAGGTAGCATGGGGTGGAAATCTCTATTATATTTTGAAGTGGTGACAACTTTAGCTTTGTTTATTGGTCTTATAGCCATTAATGTATCTCAAGCAGGGGTGGGTATTGTGATGCCTTCAGGAATGATGCAACAACAATTACCAAAAGTAGAAAGTAGAACTTGGCAAGATACAATTCTTCATGTATTTCCGGAAAATTTTATAAAATCGATCTATCATGGAGATGTATTACCCATAGTGATATTTTCCGTTATATTTGGTGTATCCATGGTTTTCTTAGAAGATAAGAAACGAAGTCCTATATTACTATTTGCAGAAAGTCTTTCAGAAATCATGTTCAAATTTACTAAAATTATTATGTATTTTGCCCCTATAGGGGTGGGATCTGCCATTGCTTATACAGTAGGACATATGGGATTGGATATTTTATATAATTTATTTCAATTATTATTGACTCTTTATATTGCTTTATTGATTTTTTTGATCGTTGTTTTATTTCCTATTCTTTTGTGGATTAAAGTTCCTTTAAAAGGTTTTATAAAAGCATTAACGGAACCTGTATCACTCGCGTTTGCTACTACGAGTTCCGAATCTGCCTTGCCTTTACTTATGGAAAATTTAGAAAAACTAGGTGTTCCTAGAAAAATTATAGCTTTTGTAATTCCGACAGGTTATAGCTTTAATTTAGATGGAACTACTCTTTATTTATCATTAGCAACCGTTTTTGTAGCACAAGCATCTGGTATTCCTTTGAGTTTTAGTCAGCAAATATTTATAGGACTTACGTTAATTTTAACCAGTAAAGGAGTTGCTGGAGTTCCTAGAGCATCTTTAGTAATTCTTTTAGCTACTGTAGCTTCTTTTGGATTACCTACTTGGCCCATATTAGCAATTATAGGAATAGATGAATTAATGGATATGGCTAGAACTACCGTAAATGTTATAGGAAATGGATTAGCAAGTTGTGTAATTGCTCGTTCGGAAGGAGAATTGGATGAAAAAAAAATGTTAGATTATATCCAAGGAGAAAATGGTAGAAAATAA
- a CDS encoding diphosphomevalonate/mevalonate 3,5-bisphosphate decarboxylase family protein: MPTGVVTSKCNSNIALIKYWGKHNNQIQIPLNSSISYSLGKVYTVTRLIYKEKKNKKKKKSIRVFFSGKEKTSFLPKILEFFHRISFYCSYLRDFNFIIETYNTFPHSSGIASSASSMSALALCIMKIEKKLVSSLKEDFFLQKASFLARLGSGSACRSIYPGLVIWGYHQSIKGSNNLYAIPYPYEVHSIFKKIEDTILIIDDEPKKILSSKGHQLMSNHPYAKERFKCANKNMNRLISILKIGDFQEFGELIEHEALTLHAMIMTSRPYFLWMKPNTLNVIHTVWDFRKKSNKNIYFTLDAGANVHLLYPIQEKTSIIKWIYSDLFSFCKKIIESFCLYN, from the coding sequence ATGCCCACCGGAGTAGTTACCAGCAAGTGTAATTCCAATATAGCTTTAATTAAATACTGGGGAAAACATAATAATCAAATTCAAATACCATTGAATTCGTCTATTAGTTATTCTTTAGGAAAAGTATACACAGTTACACGATTAATTTATAAAGAGAAAAAAAATAAAAAGAAAAAAAAATCTATAAGAGTATTTTTTTCAGGAAAAGAAAAAACTAGTTTTCTTCCAAAAATTTTAGAATTTTTTCATAGAATTTCATTTTATTGTTCCTACTTACGAGATTTTAATTTTATTATAGAAACCTATAACACTTTTCCACATAGTAGTGGAATAGCTTCTTCCGCTTCTTCCATGAGTGCTTTAGCATTATGTATCATGAAAATAGAAAAAAAATTGGTCTCTTCTTTAAAAGAAGATTTTTTTTTACAAAAAGCTTCTTTTTTAGCTAGATTAGGTTCTGGAAGTGCATGCAGATCAATTTATCCTGGACTCGTTATTTGGGGATATCATCAATCTATAAAAGGAAGTAATAATCTTTATGCAATCCCATATCCATATGAAGTTCATTCCATTTTTAAAAAAATAGAAGATACTATTTTAATCATAGATGATGAACCCAAAAAAATATTGAGTTCAAAAGGACATCAGTTAATGAGTAACCATCCTTATGCTAAAGAAAGATTTAAATGTGCTAATAAAAACATGAATCGACTTATATCGATATTAAAAATAGGAGATTTTCAAGAGTTTGGAGAATTAATAGAGCATGAAGCTTTGACTCTTCATGCCATGATTATGACCTCTCGTCCCTATTTTTTATGGATGAAACCTAATACACTGAATGTAATTCATACAGTATGGGATTTTAGAAAAAAGAGCAATAAAAATATTTATTTTACATTAGATGCAGGCGCTAATGTTCATCTATTATATCCTATTCAAGAAAAAACATCCATTATTAAATGGATATATAGTGATTTATTTTCTTTTTGTAAAAAAATTATAGAAAGTTTCTGTTTGTATAATTAA
- a CDS encoding pyridoxal phosphate-dependent aminotransferase, which yields MKNRLSYRLQNISYSQTIAMSSKARELKNQGYDVINLSLGEPDFSPPNFILSDAKKAIDKGYHHYTPVSGYLELKKVICQKFYRDNHLKYTPSQIVVSNGAKQAIMNVLLSLLNKDDEVIIPAPYWVSYLQMVKFCESYPVIIPTIMNNNFKIDPEQLEKAITSKTKLFIFSTPCNPTGSVYSYEELKNLSEVLKKHPEIMIISDEIYEHICYSEKHTSIATFPEIYHQVITVNGLSKAFSMTGWRIGYIGAPEWIAQSCDKIQGQMTSCANSIAQMAAVTALDAHPNKIEYMIKEFEKRRNLVLDMIKEIDGFQFYKPNGAFYIFPKVSYFFGQKLHGKIIKNSDEFSEFLLHKTKVATVSGSAFGDNECLRISYASSEDKIIEAFKRIKKILN from the coding sequence ATGAAAAATAGACTATCCTATCGTTTACAGAATATATCTTATTCACAAACCATAGCTATGTCGTCTAAAGCCAGAGAATTGAAAAATCAAGGTTATGACGTTATAAATTTGAGTTTGGGAGAACCTGATTTTTCACCACCTAATTTTATTTTATCCGATGCAAAAAAAGCTATAGATAAAGGGTATCACCATTATACTCCCGTATCCGGATATTTAGAGCTTAAGAAAGTAATATGCCAAAAATTTTACCGTGATAATCATTTAAAATATACACCTTCTCAAATTGTAGTTTCTAACGGAGCTAAACAAGCTATCATGAATGTTCTTTTGTCTTTATTGAATAAAGACGATGAAGTAATTATCCCTGCTCCTTATTGGGTTAGTTATTTACAAATGGTAAAATTTTGTGAATCTTATCCTGTTATCATTCCAACAATTATGAATAACAATTTTAAGATTGATCCAGAACAATTGGAAAAAGCGATAACATCTAAAACAAAATTGTTTATTTTTAGTACTCCTTGTAATCCTACCGGAAGTGTTTATTCTTATGAAGAACTCAAAAATTTATCGGAAGTTTTAAAAAAACATCCAGAAATCATGATTATTTCTGATGAAATTTATGAACATATTTGTTATTCCGAAAAACATACTAGTATTGCTACATTTCCTGAAATTTATCATCAAGTTATTACCGTGAATGGATTATCTAAAGCTTTTTCAATGACAGGTTGGAGAATTGGATATATTGGAGCTCCAGAATGGATTGCTCAATCTTGTGATAAAATACAAGGACAAATGACATCTTGCGCCAATTCAATTGCACAGATGGCTGCTGTGACTGCGTTAGATGCTCATCCCAATAAAATAGAATATATGATCAAAGAGTTTGAAAAAAGAAGAAATCTAGTTTTAGATATGATAAAAGAAATTGATGGATTTCAATTTTATAAACCTAACGGAGCTTTTTACATTTTTCCAAAAGTTTCATATTTTTTTGGACAAAAGTTACATGGAAAGATCATTAAAAATTCAGATGAATTTTCTGAATTTTTACTTCATAAAACGAAAGTAGCTACCGTTAGTGGAAGTGCTTTTGGAGATAATGAATGTTTACGTATTTCTTATGCTTCATCAGAAGATAAAATCATAGAAGCTTTCAAAAGAATTAAAAAGATATTAAATTGA
- the rsmG gene encoding 16S rRNA (guanine(527)-N(7))-methyltransferase RsmG, with protein MELIQKYFPNLLDQQIYKLSSLKNLYAYWNTYVNLISRKTFNDFYQQHVLFCLGIAKVFSFYPGSCVMDLGTGGGFPGIPLSIVFPHTKFILVDSIRKKIKIIEKIIYHLHLKNVFPICIRAEKLENQFDFVVTRYVKKIDIIHNWIKDKFKYKSTYKIQNGAFYIKGGNLYDELKRFPHAVEYPLNHYFNEPFFITKKIVWISNI; from the coding sequence ATGGAATTAATTCAAAAATATTTTCCAAATCTATTGGATCAACAAATCTATAAACTGTCTTCTTTAAAAAATTTATATGCATATTGGAATACATATGTAAATTTAATTTCGAGAAAAACATTTAACGATTTTTATCAACAACACGTTCTATTTTGTTTAGGAATTGCTAAAGTATTTTCTTTTTATCCTGGTTCATGCGTCATGGATTTAGGTACAGGAGGAGGATTTCCGGGTATTCCTTTATCTATCGTTTTTCCTCATACAAAATTTATATTAGTAGATTCTATTAGAAAAAAAATAAAAATTATAGAAAAAATTATATATCATCTTCATTTAAAAAATGTGTTTCCTATTTGTATACGTGCAGAGAAATTAGAAAATCAATTTGATTTTGTAGTTACTCGATATGTCAAAAAAATAGACATCATCCATAATTGGATAAAAGATAAATTTAAATACAAATCTACTTATAAAATACAAAATGGAGCTTTCTATATAAAAGGAGGAAATCTTTATGATGAATTAAAAAGATTTCCTCATGCAGTAGAATATCCTTTAAATCATTATTTTAATGAACCATTTTTTATCACTAAAAAAATTGTTTGGATTTCCAATATTTAA